GACTCAAAGGCCTAATGTTGAGTGTAAATTATTAACAATTCTGCTTTAAATCTCTTTATATTTGCCTGCAAGTAAAGGGAATGGATTAAGGGCACTTCTCTGTCTTATTCTGTGTAACGGGAACAGCTGGTACACCTCTCAGGTCTACATGGAATGTTCCACAATAGGCCTGGCATTAACATTTAAAGCCAGATCTTATGTCAAATACCAAAATTTTCTTTGCATCGCATACTCCACTATCAAATAGCTATCTATCTTCTCCCCACAATGTTTAAGAAACTTATTAGGAATCACAGAATCATTCTTTTGGGGAGAGGAGGAGTTGGATTGTTGTTCTGCCTCCAGCTTCTCACATTGCATGCCCTACTTGGTAAAGATGGCGTACAGAACAAGCTGTTGTATCAAAGTGGCTAAACCTCCATAATGAAGCTCTTCAAGACACTTGAGAATCACTGACCACTCAACTCAGTAAACATTTCATCTTGAAGAGTATGCAGCATGGCTGTGCTCATGAGAAGGGCAAACGAAAGTGCTGTCATTTTCTAGCACAGATGCAATTCGTTTTCTAGCTTCCTGTCTCACACTCCTAGTAAGATTTCTTGTTGTGTTGTCCACTGAGTTAATAGAAGTATCATCATTCATTTTTTGGGAGTATGGAGATCACAAATGGTACTTAGGAGGCTCAGGGACCCCactggtgattttttttgtcacattgatgatgctcaggggttatttttggctttgtgctcaggaatcactcctgtgagATCAGGGGtacatgggatgacagggatcaactcaggtcagccttgtgcaagtgccctacccactatactatcactctggcaccaccATTGGAGATTCTTGGCAGCTGGGCCAGTGAATCATTGCAAGGGCTGGAGGAGCCAATTCtgttcaggccctgtggtgctggagattctcCAGGCTgccccagtggttctcaggggcttcTGGGGCTGCACCAACTGACcttgagattgaacctggatcagtgtATGCTTGGCATGCACCCTAACTGttatactatctcctggcccctacCCAATATTTTAAGACCAACATTCCTGCTTGTCTCTGTGTAGACCATTATGAAGACTGAGATTATGTATGGTGTCaaaatgggagcactgtgtcaTAGAAACCAAATGTGAAATTCACCACAAGCATTCAGTTATTTTACCTCTCACTTGTTTACTTTTGtgtatgggggggcgggggaggaggcacacccagtgttgttcaggggttactgcactcagggatcactcctggcactactcgggggactatatgggatggcagggatcatactggggtcagctgtgtgcaaggcaagcaatatctctctggtcctcttgtttgttttcttttgggcaaTTCCCAATGATGCTCAGTGCTATGGGATGGGGAAGAAATGTTTCTCACTGCAGTGTTGGGCTGTTGGGGGATcattaggtgccagggatcaaacctgggcatcctatccagttaaaaatttaactctagttGTATCACTCTATTAAAATTTAGACTTCCTGGAGTAGacacctcaaactctacaactCTACaacaaactctacaacactgataaactagTAGTAGAACACTAGATTGaatgggatataatgtagaaggcaatCATTCTTGatcaacaaaatataaacagagaaggcttaacctgtaacattttaatattctcgtatacaaggacttaatggatTCAAGGTGAGATAAAACAGTCCTCACTAacttcttctaagaaaacattttgatcGTTCTTTTAGCCAATTATTGATAccaagcaatattaaataaattattgatgtCCTGGTATGGAGTCAGTCATAAGAGATGGTTAGGAAAATTtgagacaacagtggagggaaggtgtaatggtagtgtgattggtgttgggatgctgaatgcctgtaacaaatcatcatgaacaactttgtaaactacagtgtttatGTGAAGTATAAGGTGGAAACttggaatatataaataaatgggaagaaaTATCTGAGCATCCTAAATATGAAGCTTTCATGCTAGCCCTTTGCCCCATCTCCCTGGTCCTATATAGGGAGGTAAAAAGGCCTTGTGGTAAAAAGGCAGGTGGCAGAGAAGTTAGGGCAAATTTACCAGATATGGGGCCTGGCCCACAGTAAGTGCTAAAAATATCTAAGTTCAatgatatatatcacatataaggtgagagaggggccttgagccctGTTCCCAGACCCCCCAcatcctccccatccctccaggTCCCCAGCGAGCCACACCTCACCCATCTGTGTCTGAGTGGGACCCTGAGGCCATGGGGGTCAGGGATCCCCCCAACCATCACCCATAGTGTCCCCACTGACCTGTGATGGTGAGGATGCAGAGGAAGATGGCCACCAGGGCCTGGATGCTGACGCCCACCTGGGCCGCTGGCCCCTCGCAGAAGGTGAACTCGCCGTACTCATtgcacttgcacacagccacgGCCAGTGTGCTGGTGCCTGTGAGGCTTGGCCGACCGTTGTCTGAGATGACCACGGGCAGCAAGTGGACCTTGGTTCGCTCCCGGTCAAACTGCCCATACTTGACGGTGATATTAGCTGTGTTATCTGCAAACATCCAAGCCTCAGTGTCAGGCTCTGCTGCTGCCCTGAGTCCCCGTCCCCTAGTTCATCTTAGTTGGGTGACCCGCCTCCTCCAGGGAGCTTTCCTTGACTGTGCCAGCCCCCTATGGAGCTTTTCTGGCCTTTGTAGCCCCCAGGCATGGTCATGTTGACAGGGGGAGTGTGGCTCCAGAGAAGGGATATTTTGGGTGGTGGCTCTCATCTAGCCTCTGAGAATGACCAGACGAGAATCTCAAGTCCTTGTCAGGAACCCTTTCTTCCTCTATAATCCCACTCTAATAACAGGAATGCTTGGTTTCAAGTTTCCACCAGCAAGCAGGAGAGAAAAGTTACATTTTCAAACTCCGTGAGCGTTGGACTAACTTCTGAAACTGTATCTGCCATCTCTGAAAGTTTGGCCTATTATAAACACCACGTTCATCTCCGCTGGGTGGATGCAGAGGAAATGATGACATGTCATCGAGAATTTCCTGGGCAGGTTGGAACCGGCGCTAAGCTTCTGCCTAAATACGGGCTCTGGCTCCCAGCTCCTAGGAGACCTTGATGCTGATGGCCAGTGACTTCCTGCTTCAGGATTCATCAGCCCTGCAGTACTGGtcagcccgccccccccccccccagcagagaagcagaaagcaaaggaaagcactttttaattttatttttgtttttttttggccacacccggtgatgttcagggttattcctggcggtgcacagggaaccctgtgggatactggggatagaaatgggttggccgtgcgcaaggcaagtgccctacctcctatactatcactCTCGCTCCCCATCAGAGGCTCTTCAAGGACAGCCTGTGGCTGATACCTGGGTTTCTGCCCCCTCCCATTGCCTCAGGgaccccactcccactcccaaaCCTTCCTGCTTCTGCACAGAGATTATCTTTCCTCTCCAGATTGCTAATCAGGGACAAGCATGGATTTCCCCCATGAACAGACGAAGAATTCCCCCATGGTCTCTGCGGAGACCAAAATACTCCTATTTCCCTGAGGAAGCCTGTCTGCTATTGGCTGAATTCAAACAAGACGGCATCCTCCTTTCTCACAGCAACATACTCATCCGAAGCTCTGATTGGCCACAATTGAAACGACAGGACTTTCTGGGCTGTGATTGGTAGAGTCGATCCCATCCCCAGGACTGCCTGGGACTCAAGAAGTCTGTGTAGGCAAGTTAAGCTGTTGCGTGCTGGGAACTTTGGATTTTGCATTTCCGGTTTTGGTTCTTTGGGAGCGACTCAAAGTGCCAGGACACAGGATCAGCTGTGCTGAGCAGAGATCAGGAGTGGGAAGGAACCCCTTTCGAGGTTGTGGAGGCAACTGTCTGCACCCCCATTGgttctctcctccctgacccgAGAATCTTGGGGTGATTGGCAGGTGGTGGGGATCTGGCAGTTTGGTCAGGGGCTCTGGTTTATGAGAGTTTGACTGGAAAATCCCAGGGACGGGCAGCCCCCGTTTCACTGCCTTGCTCCAGACTCAAAtgagcacccccctcccctgccaagaGCCAGGCTGACAGATGGATAATCCTCACCGCGGTTGTCCGTGAGGGTGAAGTTGCTGTcctcggtgctcagggagaaCCGGAACTTCACGTCCCGTGGCGTAATATCTCTATCGATGGCTGAGATCCGCACCACCAGCTGGAGTGTGGAAAATTGGCAATGGTCAGTGGCAGAAAGCCAGACTCCACGACATGACCCTGGCTGCTTTTCACCTACAATGTTAACTTAAATGGTCCTCCCAAAGTCCCTCTTCCTACCATCTCCTCCCTTGCCAATTGACATGCCCCATGGTCTTTCTGatcctcagtttctccatctgtaaaatgggaacaacAGTTCTTCCTCAGGGTGTCGTGCAGGATACCTGAAGCGCAGTGGACCTCTGGCTGTGGTCGGGAGATGCTGACCTTCAGATGCTGACTCTGGGATGTATGGTGCTACCTTGCCCTTTCCCCTGAGCCAGACTCACCTTGCCTTGCTCGGAGTTCTCGCACACTTTGGGCTCATAGGGCTGGGCAAACTCTGGGGCATTGTCGTTCTCATCCAAAACTTCAATATGGACCTGCACAATGGATTCTTTGCCCGTGGGGGTCCCTATAGGGGAAAAGGCTGGTCACCACCTGAGCAGAAGGTAGGGGTATAGGGATGGGAGGGCCCTTTGGATAGGGGCTGTGCATCTCTGGGGATGGGTGaaatgagggaaagagaaaagggataAAACTTCATGCACAAGGATGTTTACTAAAGAATGATTTACCAGAATCCAAAAAATAAACAGCCTAAACAAATCAgaagtttaaattaatttaatccaGCATTTTCATTACTGAATAATTTagtaattttaagtaattatttAATATAGATACAATACttaattaaaaagcaattttaagaaaaacaaccTAAATAAAATTGGGATTAATAAATTATACCACTTTAGGAAAAGACAGTATGTGGCCATTTAGAGTGCCCTTGTAAATTTGAAGgggttacttttgtttgtttgtttgcgttTTGTGGCAGGCATATACCTGGTAGTGTTCTGGGGTGCTTTGGCTTGGTGCTCAAGAAATCACGTGgtgctggactgatagcacagcgggtagggcatttgccttgcatgcggccgacccgggttcaattcccagcatcccatatggtctcctgagcactgccaggggtaattcctgagtggagaaccaggagtgacccctgtgcatcgccaggtgtgacccaaaaagcaaaaaaaaaaaaaaaagaaatcatgtggTATCAGGACTGGggcctcccatgtgcaaagccCATTGACCTGTCTCCTCCTCTGTACTCCAGTTTTAATGCAGTTTAAAAAAGacactttggggggctggagtaatagcacagtgggtagggcatttgccttgcacggggccaacccgggttcgattcccagcatcccatatagtcctccaagcaccgccaggaggaattcctgagtgcagagccaggagtaacccctgagcatcaccaggtatgatccaaaaagaaaacaaaaagacattttgGCACCACAAAAAATGGTTCTGGAATAAGGATAAGTAAAAATTCAGAATACGACTTTGACACAAGTATTATTGTGTCactcatataaaatatgtattaaaagaGACTTCAGAACATATACTGAAGTGgtaatagtggggctggagagagaacacagaaggtagggtgtttgctttgcatgcagccaacctgggtttgatccctggcaccccatataatcccctgagcactgccaggagtgatacctgattgcagagccctgagcaccaccggatgtggcccaatgcctgtaccccccaaaaaaattaaattaaaaaatgaagggcTAATAGTAATTATCTCTGTACAATGGGGTCATAGGGgtatgattttcttttcctttgctgtgttttccattttgtattataatttatttttcatattttaagggTTCCTAAACAATGCTTAGgagcctgggggccactcccagtgacactcagACAACTGGGGCTACTAAAGGTTTCTGATAAAGCTCCACATGCCTGGGGTGCTCGGACCCTGTATCACCAGGGGGTGGCTAGACCCACAGACTCTGTCACCCTGGGCATTATTAGAGGAGTAGAATGTTGGGTCCCAGCTCCAGACAGAGGCACCCCAGGAGAAGGAGACAAGCCGTGTCCCTGGCCGGGGCTACTCACCACGGGAATCCAGCTCTTTGGCCTCCACGGTCAGGTTGTACCAAGGGTACATTTCTCGGTCCAGTTCTTTCTCATTGTAAATGTTGCCTTGCTTGCTTATCCGGAAGAACTGGCCCTTGTCACTGTTCTTGCGGATGGAGTATCtgcccagaggggagagagactggTGGTTTTCATGGTGCTCTTACGGGCGCCCAGTCGTCTCACCAGGACACAATGAGGCCCATGATTCTtggtccctgcctcccccctggtCCTAAGCTGTCATCCAGATGGGTGCAGAGACAGCCCCTTTGGGATGAGGTAAGAAGTGACTGAAAGGAAATTCATTTTGTGACCAAATAATCTGGAAAGTTTTTCCagaaataggggccggagtgatagcacagcgggtagggcgtttgccttgcatgcggctgacccgggttcgatccccggcatcccatatggtcccccaagcaccgccagtagtaattcctgagtgcagagccaggagtaacccctgagcatcgctgggtgtgacccaaaaagcaaaaaaaaaaaaaagtttttccagaaataaagtaaaaaaaaatacgaaaagctgagaagaaaaaaatccgcATAATATCATATAATAGTCTTAGTAATAGTAAAcattaacatattaaaaaattaaacatttaaaaatatttttctgcaatATAGACATTTACTTCTACCAAGGAAACtacacaacaaaaagaacaggAGACATAGCAAAAGACGTGATGAAGGAAAACTTCCCTGACCTGAAAGAAGCCTACAATTGCAGATCAAAAGATGTCATTGATACCAggcatattttatcttatttatttatttatttattttggggggtcatacctggcagtactttggGCTtactgtactcagagatcactcctggtgggacttggggtacCATACAAGGAGCCCTGTATGAATTGATTGTATGAAGAGATGGATTGAACCCtgtttgtgtgcaagacaaacaccctatctacaGTCTTATTTCTTGGCCCTCAATATcaggcatttaaaaaatcatcaatatttatgaatatgcaatattttgaattttgggtTTAGACAAAGAAGCTGAAAGGAGTTTTCAGAAAAGTAACTCTGGACATGCCCAGAGAGGACACTGGTAAgttgcacatagccaacttgggtttgattctggtaCCACAGATGGCCCCTTGatcaagaataagccttgagcactgctggttatggtccccaaaccactaCCATCACCACAACAACTCCAGACAGTCTCCAGTTCTTGTTTGCAGCCTCGTAGACTCTCTCCATGCCGTTCAGTATCAGCGGCCACCACAGACATCTGTTGGGCTCCTGCAGGCTCCCCTGTGCCCTTTTCCTCCACAGTCCCCATCCTTATAAGCCACTGTTATCACAGTGAATCTTGCAAAGAacagtttaaaacaaaacaaaacagaaactcaaGAAAATGGCCTTTCCCcaaaggagggaggagaaaaataatgatgatgaagatgatgatggtaGCAGCAGAGGAAAGTTATCGTGCcatagaaaaagggaaagaaggccACCACACTGCCAGCAAAGGAGGTGATGGTTTCCCCAACAAAAAGAGGGTGCTGTGGCCACACCAGTCAAGAAAACACTTGTCACCCCAAGTACAAAGGCCATCAGCACGGGCAGCTGTGATACCAGCCAGAGAAGCAGCAACAACTACAGGGAAAGAGCTGGTCATGGCGTCTGGGAAGAAGGGATTGGCCAcccagcccaggggccagaggaaggaaagaaaacctaGAAGGAAGACAGGGATGAGAGACAAGAGGtgacaggggagagggggaggataAACTTTAGCCTCAGTGATGGAATCTGCCTCTGCCTCacatgatgatgaggaggaggagagggaaggtgaAGATGGCTGAAGCAGAAGCTATGGATGCTGCACCAGCCAAACAaagttccggggctggagagcacagtgggcagtggtgagagcacagtggcagggcacttgtcttgcacatagctgacctagctccattccctgcaccccatgtggtcatatggtccctggagtaagttctaagcaccactaggtgtgccccaaaacaaattataaaaaaagagggTCCAgagggtacagcaggtaaggagcttgcacCTGCAATGCTGTTCctctgtttgttttattgtttgcttttttgtgttttgccttttgagtcacacccaggaatgctcaggggttactcctggatctgcacttaggaattactcctggcggtgcttgggggaccatatgggatgctgggcatcaaactcaggttggccgaatgcaaggcaaaatacCCCACCTGCTGTTTTCTTGCTCAGCCCCCCAAAgctgttcttcttctttttttttatttttggatcacacctggcgatgcacagtggttactcctgggtctgcactcaggaattacccttggcggtgctcagtggaccctatgggattctgggattcgaacccgggttggccacatgcagggcaaatgccctacccgctgtgctatcgctccagcccccaaagctgtTCTTCTGAAGGCCAAGAGAAAGTCCGAGGAGgatgaggacaaggaggaggagccTGTCGTGGACACACCCAGGAAACAAAAGAGGAAGAGGGTCAAAGCACAGAGTGGACGGCAGGAGACCAATTCCTATGTGCAGGCAATCCAAATTCCCAAGCCCTGGTCTCAGACCAGCAGGACCAGTCTGCCCACCAGCCTCGTCCTGACTACCCCATCCTCTGTCCCCTGGCCCTTTCCCGCTTACCCAATGTTCAGCTTTGCAGCGTCAGGGTCTACAGCCAGCACGGAACCCACCAGAGGCTTTTTCTTGTTCTCTGGAAGCTGGAAATGGTAGAAGGGCTGCTGGAAGACAGGGGGCTCGTCCACGTCAGTGACGCTGATGACGACGCGGGCGATGTTTTTGGTGGGGTTGCTGCTGAGGTAGCGGAGATTGATGGTGGGGTCCGTGGCCTCGATGGTGAAGCTGTACTGTCGGATGCGCTCGTAGTCCAGGGGCTGTGGCAGGGGAAAACGGGGCGAAGGGTGAGCCCAGCCCTGCACTGACCCCTGCAGGTCAGGGCTGGGAGAACACCTACTCGCAGGTGAGGGATCTGAAACCCAGAGCTGTTTTCCAAGGTCGTAAGGAGGAGAAGCACTGGGCATGGCTGCCCATCTCCATGCACCCACAGGGCTGCCTTCCTCTCCCTGGCTCTGCGTCTGGCTCTGTCCCAAGTATTTGAGGACACAATGGCTTTGTCACAGTCCTGCTCCTGGGGGATCCCAGACTAGTGGTCCTATCTGTTCGTCTTGGAGGATGAGGCTTTTCCTCCAGCCTTTGTTCTGACGCTGCCCCCACCTTGCCCGCACAGTAGCATGTCCCTTACCCTCTGGTAAGTCCATCCCTGGGCAAGAACATGTCCCTGCCACCCAGCCCAACCCAATCCTCTCTTTTCGGGCGGCAGCACCACATGCACCCACTTCTCTTCTTGTTCATGTGTCCACCTGCTCCATGCTGTGGCACTGTGACAACTGTCTTGGCCCCCTGGACACTGGGGAGAGGGACCTGAAGGGAGGTCAGGCTgggcacagtgctctggggtgtTCTGTCCAGGACTTCCAGTGCACTTGCAGGAGTTGCCACCCCTTGATTCAGGGAACAGAAGCTGCTGGCACCCCACATGCCTGGGGCTCTGTCTCCTTATCTGCCTCTTACTGTGCCAGCCTGCAGCCTCAGCGCAGCCTCAGTGCTGTGTCTCTGAGCCTCAGTCCTCACTGGCCCTGAGGTCGCCCCTCTCTGCACTGTGTCTCCCCTCTCTGCTCCTCAGATTCTTGGGTTCACCTCCTTACTCCCTAACCCTTGTATCTGCATTTGCCCAGGGATTCCCTTGTCTAAGGCCTCCCGCCTTCCTCCCCTGGCTCCCCTTCCCCATCTCCAGGATCCCTATCACTGACTCCGCACCCCCAGAACGTGCATCTCTGATGGGCTGTCACCCAGGACCTGCCCCTGGGTGTTGGAGCCCCAGAGCCCTGTCTGGGGCCTTCCCCGCTGACCCCCACACCTTCATGGGCTTGATGATGCCCTCGTTGCGGCTGGAGTCTGTCTCGATGGTGAAGGTGTCCCTGTACTCGCCCTGCACGATGCTGTACTTGGTCATCCGGTTCTGGGGCTCATCGGGGTCCTCCACGAACAGGGAGCCCAGGGAGCTGCCCACACGGATGTCTTCGGGCACGGTGAAGGTGTACTTGCCTGATGCCAAGGGGGGGACCCAAGAACAGGGGTTAGTGAGACAGACCAGTGCTGTGTTTCCGATGACCCAAATACACTCGGGaacaggaaataataataatgatagagTGATAATGTCTGGAATTTGGGGTCCCACGGCAGAGGCTCTGTTCTCTCTGTCCTCCCAACTCTCCAGCTGGGCACTTCCTGTAGGCCACGCGTTCTTTGAAGTGGGGAGCATgtccagcagtgatcaggggggcaggcagagacagagatggaccCTGGGGCCCCACTGCCAagcatgcaccccagccctttgagctgttgcTCCCGTCCTGCCAGGCACTTTGCCAGTGTGGGTTCCAGGAGTGACATGTGTGGTCTCCAGGAGCTGGCAGCCCACCCCGAAGGGAAAGTGTGTGTAGAAACCCAGCACTGGTGGTGCCACCCCCTATGTTGCCAGACATccgtagggtgggggtggggagcctggAGCTTTGCTATGCCCCACCCTCGCTCAGGGGTACTCTCCTGAGTCCATGGGAATGTGGGGTACATGGGATGCATCCTCTCTGGTCATGTGGGCACACAGCAGGGAGTGCTGCTTCCCCTGACCTGGAGGGGCATGATGGGAGGTGCAGGCAGGTGACCTCAAGAATGTGtataaggaggggctggagtgatagcacagtgggtagggcatttgctttgtatgcggccgacccgggtttgattcccagcatcccatatggtctcccgagtactgccaggagtgattcctgaatgcagagccaggagtaacccctgtgcattgccgggtgtgacccaaaaagaaaaaaaaaaaaagaatgtgtatagGGAGAGGACAGGTCCCTTCCCCGCACCCAGACCCCCCAGACCCCTGACCCCGTGGAGAGCTCACTCTGGGTGAAGATGGGGAAGTTGTCGTTGATGTCCTTCAACGTGATCACCACAGTGGCCGTGCCGGACTCCCCCCGGAGGCCATGGGCGTCCCTGGCTTCCACCACCACCTCGTATCGGGCCTGCTCCTCTCGGTCCAAGTTTTTGGTGGTCGTGAAAATGAGTCCTGCGAAAAGGAGGCCATCAGGGGCTGGGTCTCGGGAAACTCAGCCCAACTCACCCCTGACACCCCGTCTTAAAGCTCCCCCGGGACCCTGctgtggaggggctggggcaggccgTAAGAGTTGGTGCCAGGAGAAGTCTCTGGTGCCTTGTTCTGGGGAGGAGCCAGAGGGCTGCCGGGCGCAGAGTgtccagggccaggggcaggaggACACCCGCCTTGGTGCATCCTGGGGTGCGGCTGGGTCTGCTGAGAGCTGGCCAGTCTGAAGGACAGTGTGCCCTGCTCTGACCAGCAAGACGGCTGCCGGCTCCTGAGATGCAGCCCTTAAATTCAT
This Sorex araneus isolate mSorAra2 chromosome 8, mSorAra2.pri, whole genome shotgun sequence DNA region includes the following protein-coding sequences:
- the CDH5 gene encoding cadherin-5, with protein sequence MQPLPLLLLAGGTCLSLLAAATAGGSSTNLDSSSLEPTHRRQKRDWIWNQMHIDEEKNTSLPHYVGKIKSSVNRKNAKYVLRGDAADKVFKVDANTGDVYAFERLDREKVSEYHLTALIVDKDTNKNLESPSSFTIKVHDINDNWPVFTRQVFNASVPEMSAVGTSVIRLTAVDADDPTVGDHASVMYQVLKGEEYFAIDNSGLIFTTTKNLDREEQARYEVVVEARDAHGLRGESGTATVVITLKDINDNFPIFTQSKYTFTVPEDIRVGSSLGSLFVEDPDEPQNRMTKYSIVQGEYRDTFTIETDSSRNEGIIKPMKPLDYERIRQYSFTIEATDPTINLRYLSSNPTKNIARVVISVTDVDEPPVFQQPFYHFQLPENKKKPLVGSVLAVDPDAAKLNIGYSIRKNSDKGQFFRISKQGNIYNEKELDREMYPWYNLTVEAKELDSRGTPTGKESIVQVHIEVLDENDNAPEFAQPYEPKVCENSEQGKLVVRISAIDRDITPRDVKFRFSLSTEDSNFTLTDNRDNTANITVKYGQFDRERTKVHLLPVVISDNGRPSLTGTSTLAVAVCKCNEYGEFTFCEGPAAQVGVSIQALVAIFLCILTITVITLLIFLRRRLRKQARAHGKSVPEIHEQLVTYDEEGGGEMDTNSYDVSVLTSVRHNGGGGAVGAAKPPRAALYAQVQKPPRHVPGEMAAMIEVKKDEADHDGGGPPYDTLHIYGYEGSESIAESLSSLGTDSSDSDIDYDFLNDWGPRFKMLAELYGSDPREELGF